Sequence from the Ancalomicrobiaceae bacterium S20 genome:
CGGCGAACGGCAGCCGGCCCGGCGCACCCGGTCCCGCTTCGACCGCGAGCACGGGCGCCCCCGTGGTGCGCAGCCGCGCGAGCGTGTCGAGCATGCCCGGCCGCGATGCATCGCGGGGCGAAAAGCACAGCACCGGGAAGCCCTCGCCGACCAGCTCGAACGGCCCGTGCATGACCTCGGCCGCGGAAAAGGCCTCGGCGTGCAGCGCCGAGGTCTCCTTGAGCTTCAGCGCCGCCTCGGCCGCGATCGGCAGCGACGGGCCGCGCCCGAGGACATAGAGCGATCCGGCATTCGCCAGCGTCTCGACCGCCGCCGCCCAGGGGCCGGCGGTCGCATCCGGCGCCTTGGCGAGCGCACAGGAGAGGTTCTCGAGGCCGCGCAGCAGCGCCTCGTCCTCGGCCCATTCCGCGACCAGCCGCGCCGCGCGGCGAGGCTCGCGATGAAGGACTTCGTGGCGGCGACGCTCCGCTCCGGGCCGGCGCAGAGCGGCAGGCAGAGGTCGGCCTCGGCGGCCGCCGGTGAGGTCTCGTCGTTGACGAAGGCGACCGTGAAGGCGCCCGCCGCCTTCGCGGCCGCCTGAAGCGCCAGGATATCGGGACTGCGCCCGGACTGGCTGACGGTCACGAACAGCGCGCCGCGCAGTTTCAGAGGCGCGTCGTAGATCGACGCCACCGAAGCGCCCATCGAGCAGCACGGCACGCCGAGCACGATCTCGACGAGGTACTTCAGATACCAGGCCGCATGATCGGAGCTGCCGCGCGCAGGTGACGACCACCGGCGGCGGCGCCGCGCGCAAGCGCGCGCCGAGATCCCTCAGCGCGACGGCGTTGCGCTCGAACTGGCGCGCGACGGCGGCCGGCGCTTCGGCCGTCTCGCGTGCCATGGCGGTTTCGTGCGCCGTCCCCGGGTTCGATCCGGCGCCTTGCTCGACTGCTGTCATGGCGTTTCCTGTTCGGCCGGAGCGACCGTCAGTTCGGCGACGAAGTCATAGGCGTCGCCGCGATAGTGGGAGCGCACGAACTCGACCACCCGGCCGTCCGGCAGGTACGAGACGCGCTGGATGAACAGCGCCGGGCTGCCGGCGGCGAGCCCGAGGCGCTGGGCGTCTTCGGGCATCAGTGCGGTCGCCTGCAGCCGCTGCAGCGCACGCACGGGTCGGTGCCCGTGCCGGCCGAGCACCGCATAGAGCGAGGTCTCGACCTCGGTCGGGTCCGGCAAATAGCGCAGCGGCACGACGGCGAGTTCGATCGCCAGCGGCTCGCCGCCGGCGCGGCGCAAGCGATGGAACCGCGCGACCGCATCGCCCGGCGAAAGGCCGAGCACCATCGCCTCCTCGGGCGACGGCATGCCGACCGAGCGGTCGAGCCAGATCTGATCGGCAGCGAGGCCGCGCGAGGCCATGTCCTGCGTGAAGCTGGTCAGGTGCGACAGCGGCTGCTCGATGCGCGAGCGGCGCGGCGCGACATAGGTGCCGGAGCCGGCCCGCTGCACCAGCACCCCTTCCTTCACCAGTCCTTCGATGGCCTTGCGCACCGTGACGCGCGACACGCCGAGCCGCTCGGCGAGGTCGCGCTCGCTCGGCAGGGCCTCGGTCTCGCCGAGACGGCCGGCACGGACCGCATCGCGCACGATCTTGCGCAATCTCAGGTAAAGCGGCGTCGCGGTCTCGGCCTCGAATCGGGCCTTGTCGAAGACGTCGCCCGGCACACCGACAGCGGCCGCGACGGCCTGGGCAGACGCGACGGTCATGACGCGAGCCCTCCGATCGGGCCGGTCACGGCGAAACCTTCAACGGGACCGCCGGCCATGCGGATCGCACCATCGAGCGGATCGGAGATCGGCGCCGCGAGCGCCGCGCGGGTGGTCGGAGACAGGCGACCGGCGAGTTCCGCCGCGACGCTACCGATCAACGCGATACGATCGACGCCGAAGCCGAGCAGGTTCTCGGCCATCGCCGACAGCGCGGCGGCCGCCTCGTCGAGGATCCGGCCGGCGACCGCATCGCCCTCGCGCGCGGCCTCGAATACGGCCGGGGCGAAGGCGCCGTAGTCGCGGCTCAGCGCGGTGCGCGACCATTCGACGATCGCGGGCAGGTCGTCGAAACGGGCGAGCAGCCGTTCGGCGAGGGATGACGTCGGCGCGAGCCGATCGCCGACCAGCACGGCGTGATGCAGCGCGGCGCGGCCGATCACGGCGCCCGAGCCGTCGTCGCCGAGCGCGAAGCCGCGACCGCCGATCGCGTGCCGGCGCCCGTCCCTCAAGGCGAAGGCGGCCGATCCGGTGCCGGCGATGACGATGCCGCCGTCACGGCCGCCATGCGCGCCGATGCAGGCGATGGCGGCGTCGCTGTCGACCACGACGGAGGCGAAGGGCAGCCCGCCTCGACCACGGCCCGGGCCCGGAATGCATCGGTGACGCCCGCGAGGCCGAGGCCCGCGCGGCACCGGCCGATCGCCTCGGGCGGAAGACCCGCCGCCGCGATCGCCGCCGCGGCGGTCGTGGCGATGCTGTCAAGCGCCCGATCGAAGTCCTGATAGATATTGGCGAGCCCGCCCTCGGCCTCGCCGAGCCGGCGTCCGGCACGATCGCGCAGCCGCGCCCGGCAGCGTGTGCCGCCACCATCCACACCGAGGAAGAGATCGTCCATCACGCCTGGCTCACCCGTTTGACGGCATGATACCAAATTAATACCGAATGGGAAGCGATCCGAGCGGATTTACCGTTGTGCCGGCCGGCCGCTACGGCACGGGCTCAATCTGTTTGACATTTTAAGCTCTTGCCTTCGAACAAACCAAATGCCGCGGATTTCGGCATTTCAATCGTTAACAGCGGCGCTGGACAACTGGTTCTATTTCGGTATTGTGACGCTCACTTTCCTCCGATACGGGCGCGCCTCGTGAGCACGACTGCAGCGATCACTGAAGCGATTTCGGTTCGCTACGCCGATCTCGACGTCCAGGACGACGAGACCGTGCTCGCGGCCCTCGCGGAGGGGCAGGAGCGCGCGGTCGCGGCGGCCCGCGCGGCAATCCCCGCGATCGCGGCAGCGGCCGGGCTGATGACCGATCGCCTCGCCGGCGGCGGCCGGCTCATCTATGTCGGCGCCGGATCGTCGGCCGGGGTCGCGGTGCAGGACGGTTCGGAACTGCCCGGCACGTTCGGGATCGCGCGCGATCGGATTGTGTTCCTGATCGCCGGCGGCCTCGCCGCGCTGACCGACATCGACGGTGCCGCGGAGGACGATATCGCTTCGGCCCGGCAGGAAATCGCGACGCTCGGACCGCTCGACCGCGACGTGGTCGTGGCGGTTTCGGCCAGCGGCTCGACGCCCTTCACGCTCGCCGCCGCCGAAGCCACCAAGGCGGCCGGGGCGGCGCTGATCGGTATCGCCAACAATGCCGATACGCCCCTGCTCACGCTCGCCGACCGGCCGATCTTTCTCGACAGCGGCCCGGAGGTCGTCGCCGGCTCGACGCGCATGGCCGCCGGCACGGCGCAGAAATCGGCGCTCGGGCTGCTCTCGACCCTGGTGGCGGTCCGGCTCGGCCATGTGCACGGCGGCATGATGGTGGGCGTCCGGGCCGACAACGCCAAGCTCCGCGAGCGGGCGCGCCGGATCGTCGGCACGATCACCGGCGCACGCGAGGAGGCCGCCGCCCGCGCGATCGAGGCGAGCGGCGGCGACGTGAAGACGGCGGTGCTGATCTGCGCCGGCGCCGATGCGGAAACGGCCGCCCGCGTGCTCGCGGGCGCGGAGGGCAACCTGCGCCGGGCGCTGGCGACGATCGCCGATCGATAGGACGGGTCGCAAGGACGGGGTCATGCAAGGATCGAGGGTAACAGCCCCGGTTCCGGAGAGGAGAAACCACATGAAGACGCAGTCGCGGATCACCATTCTCCTGGCGGCGACCATGCTCGCCGGGTTTGCCGGCGCGGCGAACGCCGGTTCGCTCAAGATCGAGAGCTGGCGCAACGACGACGCCGATATCTGGAAGACCAAGATCATCCCGGCCTTCAACAAGAAGTATCCGGACATCAAGATCGAGTTCACCTCGACGCCGCCGAAGGAATACAACGCGACGCTGAACGCGCGGCTGCAGGGCGGCACCGCCGGCGACCTGATCACCTGCCGGCCGTTCGACGCCTCGCTCGAGCTGTTCAACAAGGGCCAGCTGATTTCGGTCAACGACGTCAAGGGCCTCGACGCCTTCTCCGACGTCGCCAAGTCCGCCTGGACCACCGACGACGGCAAGACCACCTTCTGCGTACCGATGGCCTCGGTCATCCACGGCTTCATGTACAACAAGGACGTGTTCAAGAAGCTCGGCCTTTCCGAGCCGAAGACCGAAGACGAGTTCTTCGCCGCGCTCGACAAGATCAAGGCCGACGGCTCGGTCACGCCGCTCGACATGGGCACGAACGACCAGTGGGAAGCCGCGACCATGGGCTTCCAGAACATCGGCCCGAACTACTGGAACGGCGAGGAAGGCCGCAAGGCGCTGATCGCCGGCACGCAGAAGTTCACCGATCCGCAGTATGTCGCGGTGTTCAAGACGCTGGCGCGCTGGGCGCCCTACATGGGCGCCGGCTACAAGGCGCAGCCCTATCCGGACAGCCAGAACCTGTTCTCGCTCGGCAAGGCGGCGATCTACCCGGCCGGCTCCTGGGACATCGCGACCTTCCGCGCGCAGGCGAACTTCGACATCGGCGCCTTCAAGCCGCCGCTGCCGAAGGGCCAGTCGACCTGCTACATCTCCGACCATACCGACATCGGCATGGGCATCAATGCCGCGTCGAAGAACAAGGACGAGGCCAAGACGTTCCTGGCCTGGACCACGACCGACGAATTCGCCCAGATCTTCGCCAACGAGATCCCGGGCTTTTATCCGCTGTCCAACGCCAAGGTCACGCTGAAGGACGATCTCGCCCAGACCTTCGTGTCGTGGCGGTCGGAGTGCAAGTCGACGATCCGGAACTCCTACCAGATCCTGTCGCGCGGCACGCCGAACCTCGAGAACGACCTCTGGAACCTGTCGGCACAGGTCATCAACGGCACGATCACGCCGGAGGATGCCGCCAAGAAGGCCCAGGACGGTCTCGACAAGTGGTACAAGCCGGCGAAGTGACGTCACCATGATGGGACGGGCGGCCCGACGGCCGCCCGTTCGCCAACAAGCACAACTGCCGCAACCACGGCGGCAGGCAATAAACGGGGGCGGCATGGCAGAGGACAGACAGGCGGGGGCGGCGGACGTGGTCGGCACGTCCCGGCTCGGCTTTTTCGCGCTGCTCACCTTCTTCCTCGGCCCGGCGGTCGTGATCTACACGGCCTTC
This genomic interval carries:
- a CDS encoding BadF/BadG/BcrA/BcrD ATPase family protein, translating into MDDLFLGVDGGGTRCRARLRDRAGRRLGEAEGGLANIYQDFDRALDSIATTAAAAIAAAGLPPEAIGRCRAGLGLAGVTDAFRARAVVEAGCPSPPSWSTATPPSPASARMAAVTAASSSPAPDRPPSP
- a CDS encoding BadF/BadG/BcrA/BcrD ATPase family protein, yielding MVDSDAAIACIGAHGGRDGGIVIAGTGSAAFALRDGRRHAIGGRGFALGDDGSGAVIGRAALHHAVLVGDRLAPTSSLAERLLARFDDLPAIVEWSRTALSRDYGAFAPAVFEAAREGDAVAGRILDEAAAALSAMAENLLGFGVDRIALIGSVAAELAGRLSPTTRAALAAPISDPLDGAIRMAGGPVEGFAVTGPIGGLAS
- a CDS encoding N-acetylmuramic acid 6-phosphate etherase: MPSNKPNAADFGISIVNSGAGQLVLFRYCDAHFPPIRARLVSTTAAITEAISVRYADLDVQDDETVLAALAEGQERAVAAARAAIPAIAAAAGLMTDRLAGGGRLIYVGAGSSAGVAVQDGSELPGTFGIARDRIVFLIAGGLAALTDIDGAAEDDIASARQEIATLGPLDRDVVVAVSASGSTPFTLAAAEATKAAGAALIGIANNADTPLLTLADRPIFLDSGPEVVAGSTRMAAGTAQKSALGLLSTLVAVRLGHVHGGMMVGVRADNAKLRERARRIVGTITGAREEAAARAIEASGGDVKTAVLICAGADAETAARVLAGAEGNLRRALATIADR
- a CDS encoding GntR family transcriptional regulator; translated protein: MTVASAQAVAAAVGVPGDVFDKARFEAETATPLYLRLRKIVRDAVRAGRLGETEALPSERDLAERLGVSRVTVRKAIEGLVKEGVLVQRAGSGTYVAPRRSRIEQPLSHLTSFTQDMASRGLAADQIWLDRSVGMPSPEEAMVLGLSPGDAVARFHRLRRAGGEPLAIELAVVPLRYLPDPTEVETSLYAVLGRHGHRPVRALQRLQATALMPEDAQRLGLAAGSPALFIQRVSYLPDGRVVEFVRSHYRGDAYDFVAELTVAPAEQETP
- a CDS encoding SIS domain-containing protein, with the translated sequence MANAGSLYVLGRGPSLPIAAEAALKLKETSALHAEAFSAAEVMHGPFELVGEGFPVLCFSPRDASRPGMLDTLARLRTTGAPVLAVEAGPGAPGRLPFADPGHKFLEPITMIQSFYHCVERVARLRGRDPDRPQRLRKVTETI
- a CDS encoding ABC transporter substrate-binding protein; translation: MKTQSRITILLAATMLAGFAGAANAGSLKIESWRNDDADIWKTKIIPAFNKKYPDIKIEFTSTPPKEYNATLNARLQGGTAGDLITCRPFDASLELFNKGQLISVNDVKGLDAFSDVAKSAWTTDDGKTTFCVPMASVIHGFMYNKDVFKKLGLSEPKTEDEFFAALDKIKADGSVTPLDMGTNDQWEAATMGFQNIGPNYWNGEEGRKALIAGTQKFTDPQYVAVFKTLARWAPYMGAGYKAQPYPDSQNLFSLGKAAIYPAGSWDIATFRAQANFDIGAFKPPLPKGQSTCYISDHTDIGMGINAASKNKDEAKTFLAWTTTDEFAQIFANEIPGFYPLSNAKVTLKDDLAQTFVSWRSECKSTIRNSYQILSRGTPNLENDLWNLSAQVINGTITPEDAAKKAQDGLDKWYKPAK
- a CDS encoding SIS domain-containing protein, which encodes MLGVPCCSMGASVASIYDAPLKLRGALFVTVSQSGRSPDILALQAAAKAAGAFTVAFVNDETSPAAAEADLCLPLCAGPERSVAATKSFIASLAARRGWSRNGPRTRRCCAASRTSPVRSPRRRMRPPAPGRRRSRRWRMPDRSMSSGAARRCRSRPRRR